GCTGACCATGCGCGGCCTCGCGGTTCACATCGGCAGCCAGCTTGCCAATCTCGACCCGATGGAAGCCGCTTTCGCGCGGCTGGGCGACCTGATGCACGCGATCCGCGGCGCCGGGCACACGATCACCCACATGGACCTCGGCGGTGGCGTCGGCGTCCCCTACAAGGCTGGCGACGTCTATCCGAGCCCGGCGGACTACGCGGCGATGGTCGCGCGCGTCACGGGCAATTGGGGCGTCACGCTGATGTTCGAGCCGGGCCGGATCATCACCGGCAATTCGGGCGTGCTGATCACCCGCGTGATCCGTGTGAAGCCGGGCGTGACCTCGCCCTTCGTCATCGTCGACGCTGCGATGAACGACCTCGCGCGGCCGGCGCTCTACGACGCCTGGCACGACATCGTCGCGGTCCAGCCCAGCGGCGAGCGCTTCACCGCGCATGTCGTCGGCCCAATCTGCGAAAGCTCGGACACGTTCGCCATGGGCCGCGAAATGGACCTGGTGAAGCCCGGCGACCTCGCCGTGTTCCGCACGGCCGGGGCCTATGGCGCGACGATGGCCAACACCTACAACAGCCGCGCGCTGGTGCCCGAGGTCATGGTCGACGGCGATCGCTGGGCCGTGGTTGCCGAGCGCATCGACCCCGCCGCGATCCTCGCCGCCGAGCGTGTGCCGGACTGGCTGGAATGATCCAGGCACTACCTCTCTTCCACCGCATCGCCGGCCAGCCGGTGATCGTGCTGGGCGAGGGGGAGGCGGCCGAGGCCAAGCGGCGGCTGGTCGAGCGGGCCGGCGGGGTGGTCGTCAGTGAGGAGAACCAGGCGGCGCGGCTGGCCTTCGTCGCGCTCGATGCGCCCGAGGAAGCCGCCGCGCGGCTGCGCGCGCGGGGCCTGCTGGTCAACGTCGTCGACCGTCCCGAGCTTTGCGATTTCACCGCCCCGTCGATCCTCGATCGCTCGCCCGTGCTGATCGCGATCGGCACCGGCGGGGCCTCGGCAGGCTTGGCCAAGGCATTGCGACTGCGGCTCGAAGCCCTGCTGCCGCAGGCGCTCGGCCGGCTAGCCGAGGGGCTGGGCGCGGCGCGGACAAAGCTCGGCCAGCGCTGGCCCGACGCCGGCGATCGCCGCCGCGCGCTCGACGCGGCCCTGGGCGAGGGCGGCGCGCTTGACCCGCTGCGGGCTGACAGTGCCGATCGGATCGATGCCTGGCTGGGCGAAGCGAGCGGGGTTGAGCCCAGCGGCGTAGTCGAGATCCGCCTACGCAGCGGTGATCCCGAAGACCTCACCTTACGCGAAGCGCGGTTGCTCGGTTCGGCCGACCTATTGGCGCACGAGGCGGGCGTGCCCGAGGCGGTGCTGGAGCGCGCGCGGGCCGATGCTGCGAGAGTGGTCGTGGTTGCTGGAGAGGCACCACCCGAACGGCAGGGCTTGGTCATCGTCATTCGCATATAACCATTTGAAAAATATGCGATTACAATCTTTTAATTCGGGTTGAGGCACCCGCTTCGACACACTCCCCCAGGCGGGGCGATCGGGCTCCGCATGCCAGGGAGCTCTGCCATGAACCTGCCCAAGATCGACCTTTCGACTCTGCCCGACCTGCACCACCTGACTGGCCTGTTCGGCAGCCTCGTCGACGCCGCCCGCGTCCAGTCGTCGGACGACACGATCGTCATTCTGATGACGTTTCTCTACGAACTGAACCCGACCCGCGGCCTGTTCTGAGGACACCGGGGTGATCGTTCATCCCGCACTGCGCGCGCTGCGGAGCGATTCCGCTCCGCAGCGCGACGCGCAGGAGCGGCTCTACGCCGCGGTAGGCGCCTGGCGCCGCGAACCGCAGGCGGCGGCCATGCTCGCCGAGCTTGCTAATTATGCCGAGGGCCGCGCACTAGCCGACTGCACGGCGTTGGCTGCGCTGTTCGACGAAGGCGATGCGACGGCCCTGCCGCTGATGCAGGGCTTCGCCGCCGCCGCCGCACACGGCCTGACCGAAGCACCGCTCGGCTACCTGCCGCTACGCCATTTCAGCGACGGGGTGATCTCCACCCTGCTGCTCGGCAACGCCGGCGCGGTGACGCTGTCGCTGGTCGCGGTCGACGGCGCCGGCCTTGCCGCGCGGCCGACACCGACCGCGGTCGATTTTCGCCCGAGTGAGGTCGCCGAACACGTGCTGGCGGGTTCGGCCAGCGCGGAATTGATAGGTTGCCGGCCGGTCAGCGACAGCGCAGCGCAACTCGACCGCCGCCCGATCGCACTGGCGCCGGGCCGCGCGATCCATCGCGACGGCGCGAACACGGCGCTGCTGCTCGGCGACGTCTCCTCCTGCCTCGTCACCCTGCGGCTGCAGCGTCGGCGTGCCGAGGACGGGCCGACGCGCGAGTATGCACTGGGCGATGGCCGCCTGCTGCATCTTGCCGCAAGCAATCCGCGCGACAGCCGGCTCGAGCTGATGATGGCGCTCGCTGGCCGCATGGGTCGTAGCGATGCCGCGCCGCCGATCGCCGCGCTCGCGCTTGGCGAAGGCAGCACCGCGCTGCGTTGGCAGGCGCTGCGCGAGTGTCTGGCGCTCGATACGCTGACCGGCTTCCAGGCGCTCTGCGCTGTCGCCGCGTCTCCCGGCGATCCGCTCGCGGCCACGGCCGGCGCCTTGCGGGCGCAGCTCATCGAAACCTATCCGCAACTCAAGCAGGTCGACCTATGCCCCGCGTAATAGACTATGCCAACGACACCACCGCGAGCGTCGCCGAATGCGTCGACGAACTGCGCGCCAGGGGCTTCGAGCCGACCGACGAGGAGAGCTTGCAGCACGCCGCCGGCTTGCTGCGGCGGCTCGGCAACGACCGTACCTTCCTCGGCGATCTGCTGGTCGAGGAACTGAGCAAAGGCACGCGCGACGACGAGGGCATGGCTTCCTACGGCCCGCAGGTCATCATGCTCTCGCCCGCCGGCGCGGCGCCGGACTTCTTCCTGCGCGCCAACATCTGGCCTTCGCCCGACGAGCACGCGATGCGCGCCAGCGGCGCCTCGACTTTCGTCTATGGCGTGCCGCACGATCACAATTTCGACTTCCTGACGCTCGGCTACTTCGGCCCCGGCTACTGGAGCGACTACTACGAATACGATTACGCGAGCGTGGAGGGCTGGCGCGGCGAGCCGGCGGACTTGCGCTTCGCCGAGCGGACGCGGCTCGAAGAAGGCAAGATCATGCACTACCGTGCGCACCGCGACATCCACGCGCAGCACGCGGCCGACGCGCTGTCGGTCTCGATCAACGTGGTGCACGCGGGCTCGGCGCAAGGCTGGCTCGACCAGTACCGCTTCGATCTGGGCGCCGGGCGCGTCACCGGCATCCTCAACAACGGCGCGAGCGAAGCTTTCGTACGGATCGCGGTCGGGCTGGGCAGCGAGGAGGCGAAGGACCTGGCCTGGCGCTTCGGCAAGGCCCATCCCAGCGACCGTATGCGCCTCGCCGCCTGGTCTGCGCTGGCTTCGATCTCGATCGATCCCGATACAGTCTGGAAAGAGGCTGAGCGGGCGGGCAGCCGGTTAGTGGCAGCTGAGGCGAGGGCGTGCCGGCGTGAGTTGGAGGCCATTCCCGTCGGCTGACGATCTGCTACCATCGCCCAATGCTCGATCGCCGCACCGCCGTCCTAGGCCTTGGAATTCTGCCGTTTGCGGCTGGTTCCGCGCTTTCCGCTCCGCCTCCGCCGCTGCGCAAACCACCGCGCCTCAAGGCTGGCGACACGGTTGCGCTGATCGAGCCCGCGGGCTTCACCGAGGACAAGTTCGACCTCGAACAGGTGCTCGCCACGATTCGCGCGATGGGGCTGGTGCCCAAGCCCGCGCCGCACGTGATGAAGCGCTACGGCTACCTCGCCGGCACCGACAAGGACCGCGCGGCGGACATCGACGCGGTCTATGCCGACAAGGACGTCCGCGCGGTCTTCGCGGTGCGCGGTGGCTGGGGCTCGGCGCGGGTGCTGCCCTATCTCGACTGGGACGTAATCCGCGCCAATCCCAAACTGCTGGTCGGCTTTAGCGACGTAACCGCGTTGCACCTCGCTTTCGCAGCGAAGACCGGCTGTCCGACGATCCACGGCCCCGGCGCGGCGAGCTCCTGGGGAGCGCTGTCATGGGACTCGTTCCGCCGGCTGGCTTTTCTCGGCGAGACCCCGACCTGGCGCAGCCCCGCACCCAGCGAAGACCGCCTCGCGCCGCGCAGCGGCATCCGCACCTTCCGCGGCGGCAAGGCGAGCGGGCGCCTGCTCGGCGGCAACCTTGCGGTGCTTTCGGCCATGGTCGGCACGCCCTACATGCCCGACTTCACCGGCGCGATCCTGTTCCTCGAAGAGACGGGCGAGGCCGAATACCGCCTCGACCGCATGCTGACCCAGCTCGGCCTTGCGGGCATCCTCGGAAAGGTCGCCGGCGTGGTCTTCGGCCAGTGCACGCGCTGCACGGGCGAGGAGGCCAACTACAGCGGCTTCACCGTGTCCGAAGTGCTCGACCAGCACTTCGCCCCGCTAGCTGTGCCCGCCTTCCAGGGCGCGCTGATCGGCCACATCGCCAACCAGTTCTCGATGCCAGTGGGGATCGAGGCGGAGATCGATGCCGATGCGGGGACGATCCGGATATTGGAGCCGGTGGTTACCTAAAGCATACCCCCTGCCAACGCATCAATCGCGCCCTGCAAAATCACCGCCGCCGCGGCCGAATCGATCCGCTCGGCCCGCTTGGCCCGGCTCATGTCCTGCTCGATCAGCCCGCGTTCGGCGCCGACGGTCGACCAGCGCTCGTCCCACAGCAGGATCGGCAGGCCGAGCACGGCCAGGTTCCTCGCATAGGCCCGGCTCGACTGGGAGCGGGGGCCTTCGCTGGCGTCCATGTTGAGCGGCAGGCCGATGACGAAGCCCTTGACCGAGCGTTCCTTCGCCAGCGCGCTCAGCAGTTCCTTGTCGGCGCCGAACTTGCCGCGCTTCAGCGTCTTGCCCGGCGAGGCGAAGCGCCAGCCGGCGTCGCAGAAGGCCGTGCCGATCGTCTGGGTACCGAGGTCGAGCCCGATCAGCGCGCCGCCCGCGGGCAGCGCATCGCGGAACTCCAGTGCGGAGGTCGTGATCAGTGCTGCTGGTTGGCTTGCCATGCCGCTACCCGTTTCGCGACGTCGGCGCGCAGATTGGCCCAGAACAGCGGGATGTCATAGACGTGATAGTTGTTCCCCGGGCCGACATAGGGCCCCATCTTGGGCGGATCGCCGATATAGAGGAAGCCGTCTGGCCCGCAGCGCGCCGGGACCATCGCCGGGATCAGCGCGCCGGTCTTCTTCTCCAGATCGGGTACCAGCGTGCCGAGGTTGGCTTTCGCCTCCGCCTGGCCGCCTGCGGCGCCGGTCAGCGGGTTGGTGCAGAGGAAGGCACTGCCGCCCACCGGCTTGCCGTCGAGGCCAGGGCGCGCGGCGTAGCTCTCGAGCAGCATGTGGTTGTCGGCCGGCTCGGCGAAGGACAGCCAGCTGACCACGCAGCCCGGCTGGTCGTCGCGCGCGCAGGCGGGCAGGCCCATCATCTGCAGGTCGTGCCCGAGCGAGATCGGCCAGCCGATCGCGTAGACCGCGGCGATTCGCTTGGCGAGCGGGGTGCCGGCGACGCGGTCGCGCAGCAGGCGCTTGAGGTGCAGCGCGCCCTGGCTGTGGCCGGCGAGGACGATCGGCTGGTCCTTGGCCGTTCCCGCGACGAAGGCGTCGAAGGCCAGGAGGACGTCGGCATAGGCGGCGTCGATCGCCTCGTTCGCCTGGGGTTCGTCGGTCAGGAAGGCGCCGAAGGCGGCCTGGCGATAGCGCGGCGCCCAGAGGTCTGGGCTGGCGTTGAAGGCGCTTGCCATGCCGCGGACGAAAGTCTCGGCCAGATCGCGCGACTTGGCGTCGTCCAGCGGCGCG
The window above is part of the Novosphingobium sp. G106 genome. Proteins encoded here:
- a CDS encoding DUF3089 domain-containing protein encodes the protein MVRKFLYIMAVLVVLLLAGAVALVLWSDSLTKIAFVPTAKFTPQRALAANVYDDPAMWIARPGLGAKDPSHWLPPGFKPEATTLPAAVFFIHPTSYLEKAQWNAPLDDAKSRDLAETFVRGMASAFNASPDLWAPRYRQAAFGAFLTDEPQANEAIDAAYADVLLAFDAFVAGTAKDQPIVLAGHSQGALHLKRLLRDRVAGTPLAKRIAAVYAIGWPISLGHDLQMMGLPACARDDQPGCVVSWLSFAEPADNHMLLESYAARPGLDGKPVGGSAFLCTNPLTGAAGGQAEAKANLGTLVPDLEKKTGALIPAMVPARCGPDGFLYIGDPPKMGPYVGPGNNYHVYDIPLFWANLRADVAKRVAAWQANQQH
- the ruvX gene encoding Holliday junction resolvase RuvX produces the protein MASQPAALITTSALEFRDALPAGGALIGLDLGTQTIGTAFCDAGWRFASPGKTLKRGKFGADKELLSALAKERSVKGFVIGLPLNMDASEGPRSQSSRAYARNLAVLGLPILLWDERWSTVGAERGLIEQDMSRAKRAERIDSAAAAVILQGAIDALAGGML
- a CDS encoding transposase, whose translation is MPRVIDYANDTTASVAECVDELRARGFEPTDEESLQHAAGLLRRLGNDRTFLGDLLVEELSKGTRDDEGMASYGPQVIMLSPAGAAPDFFLRANIWPSPDEHAMRASGASTFVYGVPHDHNFDFLTLGYFGPGYWSDYYEYDYASVEGWRGEPADLRFAERTRLEEGKIMHYRAHRDIHAQHAADALSVSINVVHAGSAQGWLDQYRFDLGAGRVTGILNNGASEAFVRIAVGLGSEEAKDLAWRFGKAHPSDRMRLAAWSALASISIDPDTVWKEAERAGSRLVAAEARACRRELEAIPVG
- a CDS encoding bifunctional precorrin-2 dehydrogenase/sirohydrochlorin ferrochelatase, with the translated sequence MIQALPLFHRIAGQPVIVLGEGEAAEAKRRLVERAGGVVVSEENQAARLAFVALDAPEEAAARLRARGLLVNVVDRPELCDFTAPSILDRSPVLIAIGTGGASAGLAKALRLRLEALLPQALGRLAEGLGAARTKLGQRWPDAGDRRRALDAALGEGGALDPLRADSADRIDAWLGEASGVEPSGVVEIRLRSGDPEDLTLREARLLGSADLLAHEAGVPEAVLERARADAARVVVVAGEAPPERQGLVIVIRI
- a CDS encoding LD-carboxypeptidase → MLDRRTAVLGLGILPFAAGSALSAPPPPLRKPPRLKAGDTVALIEPAGFTEDKFDLEQVLATIRAMGLVPKPAPHVMKRYGYLAGTDKDRAADIDAVYADKDVRAVFAVRGGWGSARVLPYLDWDVIRANPKLLVGFSDVTALHLAFAAKTGCPTIHGPGAASSWGALSWDSFRRLAFLGETPTWRSPAPSEDRLAPRSGIRTFRGGKASGRLLGGNLAVLSAMVGTPYMPDFTGAILFLEETGEAEYRLDRMLTQLGLAGILGKVAGVVFGQCTRCTGEEANYSGFTVSEVLDQHFAPLAVPAFQGALIGHIANQFSMPVGIEAEIDADAGTIRILEPVVT
- the lysA gene encoding diaminopimelate decarboxylase, which codes for MDHFDLNNGVLHAEDVPLTAIADAVGTPVYVYSRATLTRHARVFRDALGILPSKHIAFAVKSNPNLAVLKLLAKEGYGADVVSGGEMERALAAGMAPDGIVFSGVGKTAAELVRGLEAGIGQFNLESEEEGIELAALAAERGLAAPAVLRVNPDVDAQTHGKISTGKAENKFGVPYDKAAGIYARLAALPGLTMRGLAVHIGSQLANLDPMEAAFARLGDLMHAIRGAGHTITHMDLGGGVGVPYKAGDVYPSPADYAAMVARVTGNWGVTLMFEPGRIITGNSGVLITRVIRVKPGVTSPFVIVDAAMNDLARPALYDAWHDIVAVQPSGERFTAHVVGPICESSDTFAMGREMDLVKPGDLAVFRTAGAYGATMANTYNSRALVPEVMVDGDRWAVVAERIDPAAILAAERVPDWLE